In Phoenix dactylifera cultivar Barhee BC4 chromosome 11, palm_55x_up_171113_PBpolish2nd_filt_p, whole genome shotgun sequence, the following are encoded in one genomic region:
- the LOC103711182 gene encoding uncharacterized protein LOC103711182 isoform X1 translates to MCGNDLLCCGGSGMMLMSTTAVLSKALVSPFFVDAGREPDVRVGGLWRGTIKMFLNFSVERRWDYGMLFSSGGMPSSHSALCMALTASVGLCHGAADSLFPVCLGFSLIVMYDAIGVRRHAGMQVEDLADVPFTHHTCTGCALNWVNFILKQNEEAEHIPVQITRSLVTNDSFQSSASTLEFNCGANMIIFWYQI, encoded by the exons ATGTGTGGGAATGATTTGCTGTGCTGCGGTGGGAGTGGGATGATGCTGATGAGCACCACGGCGGTGTTGTCGAAGGCCCTGGTCAGCCCCTTTTTTGTCGACGCTGGCCGGGAACCCGACGTTCGTGTGGGGGGCCTGTGGCGTGGGACTATAAAGATGTTTTTGAACTTTTCTGTGGAGCGGAGGTGGGACTACGGGATGCTGTTTAGTTCCGGGGGGATGCCATCATCGCACTCGGCGCTGTGCATGGCACTGACGGCGTCAGTGGGCCTGTGCCATGGGGCGGCGGACTCGTTGTTTCCTGTGTGCCTTGGTTTCAGCCTCATTGTAATGTATGATGCCATTGGGGTACGGCGGCATGCTGGGATGCAGGTGGAG GACCTTGCTGACGTGCCATTCACTCATCATACATGCACCGGTTGTGCATTAAATTG GGTGAATTTTATACTAAAGCAAAATGAGGAGGCAGAACATATACCTGTACAGATAACTCGGAGTTTAGTTACCAACGATTCATTTCAGAGTTCAGCTTCTACCTTGGAGTTCAATTGTGGCGCCAACATGATTATTTTTTGGTATCAGATCTAA
- the LOC103711182 gene encoding uncharacterized membrane protein YuiD-like isoform X4 — protein MCGNDLLCCGGSGMMLMSTTAVLSKALVSPFFVDAGREPDVRVGGLWRGTIKMFLNFSVERRWDYGMLFSSGGMPSSHSALCMALTASVGLCHGAADSLFPVCLGFSLIVMYDAIGVRRHAGMQVEGEFYTKAK, from the exons ATGTGTGGGAATGATTTGCTGTGCTGCGGTGGGAGTGGGATGATGCTGATGAGCACCACGGCGGTGTTGTCGAAGGCCCTGGTCAGCCCCTTTTTTGTCGACGCTGGCCGGGAACCCGACGTTCGTGTGGGGGGCCTGTGGCGTGGGACTATAAAGATGTTTTTGAACTTTTCTGTGGAGCGGAGGTGGGACTACGGGATGCTGTTTAGTTCCGGGGGGATGCCATCATCGCACTCGGCGCTGTGCATGGCACTGACGGCGTCAGTGGGCCTGTGCCATGGGGCGGCGGACTCGTTGTTTCCTGTGTGCCTTGGTTTCAGCCTCATTGTAATGTATGATGCCATTGGGGTACGGCGGCATGCTGGGATGCAGGTGGAG GGTGAATTTTATACTAAAGCAAAATGA
- the LOC103711182 gene encoding uncharacterized protein LOC103711182 isoform X2 → MCGNDLLCCGGSGMMLMSTTAVLSKALVSPFFVDAGREPDVRVGGLWRGTIKMFLNFSVERRWDYGMLFSSGGMPSSHSALCMALTASVGLCHGAADSLFPVCLGFSLIVMYDAIGVRRHAGMQVEDLADVPFTHHTCTGCALNCFTLCQGALCPTATAHRADFWG, encoded by the exons ATGTGTGGGAATGATTTGCTGTGCTGCGGTGGGAGTGGGATGATGCTGATGAGCACCACGGCGGTGTTGTCGAAGGCCCTGGTCAGCCCCTTTTTTGTCGACGCTGGCCGGGAACCCGACGTTCGTGTGGGGGGCCTGTGGCGTGGGACTATAAAGATGTTTTTGAACTTTTCTGTGGAGCGGAGGTGGGACTACGGGATGCTGTTTAGTTCCGGGGGGATGCCATCATCGCACTCGGCGCTGTGCATGGCACTGACGGCGTCAGTGGGCCTGTGCCATGGGGCGGCGGACTCGTTGTTTCCTGTGTGCCTTGGTTTCAGCCTCATTGTAATGTATGATGCCATTGGGGTACGGCGGCATGCTGGGATGCAGGTGGAG GACCTTGCTGACGTGCCATTCACTCATCATACATGCACCGGTTGTGCATTAAATTG CTTCACACTGTGTCAAGGGGCCCTGTGTCCTACTGCTACTGCTCATCGTGCTGATTTTTGGG GGTGA
- the LOC103711182 gene encoding uncharacterized membrane protein YuiD-like isoform X3, protein MCGNDLLCCGGSGMMLMSTTAVLSKALVSPFFVDAGREPDVRVGGLWRGTIKMFLNFSVERRWDYGMLFSSGGMPSSHSALCMALTASVGLCHGAADSLFPVCLGFSLIVMYDAIGVRRHAGMQVEVLNKIIEDLFQGHPISERKLKELLACVCCQEYAIAV, encoded by the exons ATGTGTGGGAATGATTTGCTGTGCTGCGGTGGGAGTGGGATGATGCTGATGAGCACCACGGCGGTGTTGTCGAAGGCCCTGGTCAGCCCCTTTTTTGTCGACGCTGGCCGGGAACCCGACGTTCGTGTGGGGGGCCTGTGGCGTGGGACTATAAAGATGTTTTTGAACTTTTCTGTGGAGCGGAGGTGGGACTACGGGATGCTGTTTAGTTCCGGGGGGATGCCATCATCGCACTCGGCGCTGTGCATGGCACTGACGGCGTCAGTGGGCCTGTGCCATGGGGCGGCGGACTCGTTGTTTCCTGTGTGCCTTGGTTTCAGCCTCATTGTAATGTATGATGCCATTGGGGTACGGCGGCATGCTGGGATGCAGGTGGAG GTGCTTAATAAGATCATTGAGGACTTGTTTCAAGGGCATCCTATCAGTGAAAGAAAGCTTAAGGAGCTTCTAGCTTGTGTTTGCTGTCAAGAATATGCTATTGCTGTTTAA
- the LOC103711184 gene encoding pentatricopeptide repeat-containing protein At3g49240, mitochondrial-like, with translation MSLSKPLFSHLKSLKPYRNPVPTAAAAPFRLLSFATPEEAAAERRRRKRRLRIEPPLSSLRNHPSSSAPRRAPSGPKIASNPNVPKLPESVSALAGNRLNLHNRILTLIRENDLDEASLLVRHSIYSNCRPTIFTCNAVLAALLRQSRYADLLSLHRFITQASVAPTIITHNLFLQAYCDCRKTDTALEHYRLILKDAPFNPSPTTYRILVKGLVDNGKLDQALELKDDMIAKGFCAPDPIVYNFLMAGFVKNDDADRVLSLFDELREKLGSGTIYDGAVYGNLMKGYFKKGMDKEAMEIYSEVLGDGSKVRFGAASYNSVLDALGRNSKLEEALGLFERMMNEHNPPRRITVNLGTFNVMVDAYCLAGKFDEAIAVFKRMGEKKCSPDTPSYNNLIDQLGKNKLVAEAEELYREMGERGINPDEYTYVLLVEACLGVDRVDDATGYFNKMVELGLRPNTNAYNKVIGGLVNAGRLDEATGFFNQMKEKDVKPNIASYEMQLKAFVEAERLDDGLKMVREILLDDGVAFSEEMKELVEGALRKEGREDDLGKLYKDVEREKAEALARAAEEKARAEALAKEEKERKKAEAAAKEAAAARASAAAIEAVLGRRKQEAKEESMPDGASGSDGGSLEEERNDSGSVEELKGRDGEAINASLPDGEVLKQASDGSSSTEETKEGAGYAAQQVSASQI, from the coding sequence ATGTCGCTCTCCAAGCCCCTTTTCTCCCACCTCAAATCCCTAAAACCCTACCGGAACCCCGTTCCCACCGCTGCCGCCGCCCCCTTCCGCCTCCTCTCCTTCGCCACCCCCGAGGAGGCCGccgccgagcgccgccgccgcaaACGCCGCCTCCGCATCGAGccacccctctcctccctccgcaatcacccctcctcctccgccccccGCCGCGCCCCGTCGGGCCCCAAAATTGCATCCAATCCCAACGTCCCCAAGCTCCCGGAGTCCGTCTCCGCCCTCGCCGGCAACCGTCTCAACCTCCACAACCGCATCCTGACCCTCATCCGCGAGAACGACCTCGACGAGGCCTCCCTCCTTGTCCGCCACTCCATCTACTCCAACTGCCGCCCCACCATCTTCACCTGCAACGCCGTCCTCGCCGCCCTCCTCCGCCAGTCCCGCTACGCCGACCTTCTCTCCCTCCACCGCTTCATCACCCAGGCGTCCGTCGCGCCCACCATCATCACCCACAACCTCTTCCTCCAGGCGTACTGCGACTGCCGCAAGACCGACACCGCCCTCGAGCACTACCGCCTCATCCTCAAAGACGCCCCCTTTAACCCCTCCCCCACCACTTACCGCATCCTCGTCAAGGGCCTCGTCGACAACGGCAAGCTCGACCAGGCCCTCGAGCTCAAGGACGACATGATCGCCAAGGGCTTCTGCGCTCCCGACCCCATCGTCTACAACTTCCTCATGGCCGGCTTTGTCAAGAACGACGATGCCGACCGCGTCCTGTCCCTCTTCGACGAGCTCAGGGAGAAACTCGGCAGCGGCACAATCTACGATGGGGCCGTCTACGGGAATCTCATGAAGGGTTACTTCAAGAAAGGCATGGACAAGGAGGCGATGGAAATCTACAGTGAAGTTCTTGGCGATGGTTCCAAAGTCAGGTTCGGGGCGGCGAGCTACAATTCGGTGCTGGATGCGCTGGGAAGGAACAGTAAGTTGGAGGAGGCACTTGGTTTGTTCGAGAGGATGATGAACGAGCACAACCCCCCTCGGAGGATCACCGTGAATTTGGGGACCTTCAATGTGATGGTGGACGCGTATTGCCTTGCCGGAAAGTTCGATGAGGCGATTGCTGTGTTTAAGAGGATGGGTGAGAAGAAATGCAGCCCGGATACACCGTCTTATAACAATCTCattgatcaattggggaagaaTAAATTAGTCGCTGAGGCTGAGGAGCTGTACAGGGAGATGGGCGAGCGTGGGATCAACCCGGATGAGTACACCTACGTTCTGTTGGTGGAAGCTTGCCTCGGAGTGGATAGGGTGGATGATGCCACAGGATACTTCAACAAGATGGTGGAATTGGGCCTGAGGCCAAATACAAATGCGTACAATAAGGTTATCGGGGGGTTGGTGAATGCGGGAAGGCTTGATGAGGCGACGGGGTTCTTTAACCAGATGAAGGAGAAGGATGTGAAGCCGAACATTGCGAGTTATGAGATGCAGTTGAAGGCATTTGTCGAGGCAGAGAGGTTGGACGACGGACTTAAGATGGTTAGGGAGATACTGTTAGATGATGGGGTGGCTTTCAGTGAAGAAATGAAGGAGCTTGTGGAGGGGGCGTTGAGGAAAGAAGGGAGAGAGGATGACTTGGGCAAACTGTACAAGGATGTAGAAAGGGAGAAAGCTGAGGCATTGGCTCGAGCGGCAGAAGAGAAGGCGAGAGCTGAGGCTCTTgccaaggaagaaaaggagaggaagaaggccGAGGCTGCTGCAAAGGAGGCAGCTGCTGCCAGAGCTAGTGCCGCAGCTATAGAAGCTGTTTTGGGACGGAGAAAGCAAGAGGCAAAGGAGGAGTCCATGCCTGATGGTGCCAGTGGTTCTGATGGGGGATCgctggaagaagagaggaatgaTAGTGGATCAGTTGAAGAATTGAAAGGCAGAGATGGAGAAGCTATCAATGCGAGTTTACCTGATGGTGAAGTGCTGAAACAAGCGAGCGATGGTAGTAGCTCGACCGAAGAAACGAAGGAAGGAGCTGGATATGCTGCTCAACAGGTATCAGCTTCACAAATCTGA